The following proteins come from a genomic window of Nicotiana tomentosiformis chromosome 12, ASM39032v3, whole genome shotgun sequence:
- the LOC104090149 gene encoding uncharacterized protein: MTTQKKSNAADHLEPWRQLEGKVVFVTGASAGLGREYCLDLARSGCKVVAAARRADRLKSLCDEINAMASSNVEIVRAVAVELNVTADGPLIEASVQKAWDAFGHIDVLINNAGVRGGLKSAVDISEKEWHNTLRTNLTGSWLVSKYVGKHMQAAKRGGSIINISSIGGINRISMRGGIAYSSSKAAVDTMTKVMAYELGEHNIRVNAIAPGIFKSEITEKLLQKDWLKNVATRSVPLKTFGTTNPALTSLVRYLVHDSSNYVSGNIFIVDSGYTLPGIPIFSSL, encoded by the exons ATGACAACTCAAAAGAAGAGCAATGCGGCGGACCATTTGGAGCCATGGCGGCAATTGGAAGGCAAAGTGGTTTTTGTCACCGGAGCATCGGCGGGGCTCGGCCGCGAATACTGCCTTGACCTTGCTAGGTCAGGCTGTAAAGTCGTGGCAGCCGCTCGTCGCGCCGATCGATTGAAGTCCCTTTGTGATGAGATTAATGCAATGGCTAGTTCAAATGTTGAAATTGTTAGAGCTGTAGCTGTTGAACTTAATGTTACTGCTGATGGTCCACTCATTGAAGCATCAGTACAGAAAGCTTGGGATGCTTTTGGCCACATTGATGTGCTCATTAACAATGCTGGTGTTAGAG GTGGATTAAAATCAGCAGTGGATATTTCTGAGAAAGAGTGGCATAACACTTTAAGGACAAATTTGACAGGATCTTGGCTAGTTTCTAAATATGTTGGGAAACACATGCAAGCTGCAAAACGAGGAGGCTCTATTATTAATATTTCATCTATTGGTGGTATAAATAGAATATCAATGCGAGGGGGTATTGCCTATTCTTCCTCCAAGGCTGCCGTGGATACCATGACCAAg GTAATGGCATATGAATTGGGAGAACATAACATAAGAGTGAATGCAATAGCTCCAGGAATTTTCAAATCGGAGATTACTGAGAAATTATTGCAAAAAGATTGGCTAAAAAATGTAGCAACAAGAAGTGTTCCACTGAAAACTTTTGGAACCACAAATCCTGCTTTAACTTCACTTGTGAGATACTTGGTCCATGACTCTTCCAATTATGTATCTGGCAACATATTTATTGTTGATTCCGGTTATACTCTTCCTGGTATCCCCATCTTTTCTTCTCTGTGA